The following coding sequences lie in one Numida meleagris isolate 19003 breed g44 Domestic line chromosome Z, NumMel1.0, whole genome shotgun sequence genomic window:
- the LOC110390062 gene encoding aquaporin-3-like: MGRQKDVLATIEEHLRIRNKLVRQALAECLGTLILVLFGCGSVAQIVLSRGTHGGFLTVNLAFGFAVTLGILIAGQVSGGHLNPAVTFAMCFLAREPWIKLPVYALAQTLGAFLGAGIVFGLYHDAIWAFGSNHLYVTGNNGTAGIFATYPSQHLNVVNGFFDQFIGTASLIVCVLAIVDPYNNPVPTGLEAFTVGFVVLVIGTSMGFNSGYAVNPARDFGPRLFTAIAGWGTEVFWTGKQWWWVPVVAPFLGAIAGVIVYQLMIGCHDEPSPPASEQETVKLANVKHKERV, translated from the exons ATGGGGAGGCAAAAAGACGTGCTTGCTACCATTGAGGAGCACCTGAGGATCCGAAATAAACTGGTGCGGCAAGCGCTGGCTGAGTGCCTGGGGACGCTGATCCTGGTG CTCTTCGGCTGTGGCTCTGTTGCACAGATCGTGCTCAGCAGAGGGACCCATGGAGGTTTCCTGACTGTTAATCTTGCCTTTGGCTTTGCTGTGACGCTTGGCATTTTGATCGCAGGCCAGGTGTCAG GTGGACACCTGAACCCAGCTGTCACTTTTGCCATGTGCTTCTTGGCCCGAGAGCCCTGGATCAAGCTACCAGTTTATGCCCTGGCCCAGACACTTGGAGCTTTCCTAGGAGCTGGCATAGTCTTTGGGCTCTACCATG ATGCCATCTGGGCTTTTGGCTCCAACCACTTGTATGTAACAGGAAATAATGGCACTGCTGGTATCTTTGCCACCTACCCGTCTCAGCATCTGAATGTTGTGAATGGATTCTTTGATCAG ttCATTGGCACTGCTTCCCTGATTGTTTGCGTCTTGGCTATTGTGGATCCCTACAACAACCCTGTTCCCACGGGGCTGGAAGCTTTCACAGTTGGCTTTGTCGTCCTTGTTATTGGAACTTCCATGGGCTTCAACTCTGGCTATGCCGTCAACCCTGCCAGAGACTTTGGACCTCGTCTCTTCACAGCCATTGCTGGCTGGGGCACTGAAGTGTTCTG gACTGGTAAGCAGTGGTGGTGGGTTCCAGTTGTTGCTCCTTTCCTTGGGGCCATTGCAGGAGTGATAGTCTACCAGCTGATGATTGGATGTCATGATGAGCCTTCTCCACCTGCCTCTGAGCAGGAGACAGTCAAGCTGGCCAATGTGAAGCACAAGGAAAGGGTCTGA